Proteins encoded in a region of the Zea mays cultivar B73 chromosome 4, Zm-B73-REFERENCE-NAM-5.0, whole genome shotgun sequence genome:
- the LOC100275497 gene encoding uncharacterized protein isoform X1 produces the protein MGSGNLVTKKVVRRPSSIDQDIKFDQSWVEDVACPICLDSPHNAVLLRCASYEKGCRPFICDTDQTRSNCLERFRGAHGLPLPVPANARASSRTVAPLNSIHTITISSSNANNNRPACPLCRGDVMGWFVIGEARSHLNQKRRCCEESRCSYVGSFHELQRHTQQKHPDSRPSAIDPARRADWENLQRSSDVVDVLSTIHAQVPNGVVLGDYVIEYGDGDEAGDDDYEVYHGVRASWWTSCIFCKAFCRSSPPGGVRRRTRTGERRSSGGSGTRSSSNRSSSSQERFTLDEVDDGYVVAGAMARAAVSGTMDARYRDPTLGHRRSHS, from the exons ATGGGTTCAGGGAATCTGGTAACGAAGAAGGTGGTAAGGAGGCCCAGCTCCATCGACCAGGACATAAAGTTCGATCAAAGCTGGGTGGAGGATGTCGCGTGCCCAATCTGTCTCGATTCCCCCCACAATGCAGTGTTGCTCAGGTGCGCCTCGTATGAGAAGGGCTGTAGGCCTTTCATATGCGACACCGACCAGACTCGCTCCAACTGTCTCGAGAGGTTCAGAGGCGCTCATGGACTGCCACTGCCAGTGCCAGCCAACGCCAGAGCCTCCTCCCGTACCGTGGCTCCTCTCAACAGCATCCATACCATTACCATCTCTTCGTCGAATGCAAACAACAACCGCCCGGCTTGCCCGCTGTGTAGAGGCGATGTGATGGGGTGGTTCGTCATCGGCGAGGCTCGCTCGCACCTTAACCAGAAGAGAAGATGCTGCGAAGAGAGCCGCTGCTCGTACGTCGGCAGCTTCCACGAGCTCCAGAGGCACACCCAGCAAAAGCATCCGGACTCGCGCCCTTCCGCGATCGACCCTGCTCGCCGGGCCGATTGGGAGAACCTGCAGCGGTCTTCCGACGTGGTAGATGTCCTGAGCACAATACACGCGCAGGTTCCAAACGGTGTGGTTCTTGGAGACTATGTCATCGAGTACGGGGACGGTGACGAAGCTGGAGACGACGACTACGAGGTTTACCACGGGGTTAGAGCAAGCTGGTGGACGTCCTGTATCTTCTGCAAAGCGTTCTGTAGGTCTTCCCCCCCAGGAGGAGTCCGGAGAAGGACGAGAACAGGGGAAAGGAGAAGCAGTGGTGGAAGTGGAACAAGGAGCAGCAGCAACAGGTCTAGCTCTAGTCAAGAAAGGTTCACTCTTGATGAAGTTGACGATGGATATGTAGTTGCAGGGGCCATGGCCAGGGCTGCCGTGTCAGGGACAATGGATGCTCGTTACAG GGATCCAACACTTGGACACCGACGTTCgcattcctag
- the LOC100275497 gene encoding uncharacterized protein LOC100275497 has protein sequence MGSGNLVTKKVVRRPSSIDQDIKFDQSWVEDVACPICLDSPHNAVLLRCASYEKGCRPFICDTDQTRSNCLERFRGAHGLPLPVPANARASSRTVAPLNSIHTITISSSNANNNRPACPLCRGDVMGWFVIGEARSHLNQKRRCCEESRCSYVGSFHELQRHTQQKHPDSRPSAIDPARRADWENLQRSSDVVDVLSTIHAQVPNGVVLGDYVIEYGDGDEAGDDDYEVYHGVRASWWTSCIFCKAFCRSSPPGGVRRRTRTGERRSSGGSGTRSSSNRSSSSQERFTLDEVDDGYVVAGAMARAAVSGTMDARYRSVW, from the coding sequence ATGGGTTCAGGGAATCTGGTAACGAAGAAGGTGGTAAGGAGGCCCAGCTCCATCGACCAGGACATAAAGTTCGATCAAAGCTGGGTGGAGGATGTCGCGTGCCCAATCTGTCTCGATTCCCCCCACAATGCAGTGTTGCTCAGGTGCGCCTCGTATGAGAAGGGCTGTAGGCCTTTCATATGCGACACCGACCAGACTCGCTCCAACTGTCTCGAGAGGTTCAGAGGCGCTCATGGACTGCCACTGCCAGTGCCAGCCAACGCCAGAGCCTCCTCCCGTACCGTGGCTCCTCTCAACAGCATCCATACCATTACCATCTCTTCGTCGAATGCAAACAACAACCGCCCGGCTTGCCCGCTGTGTAGAGGCGATGTGATGGGGTGGTTCGTCATCGGCGAGGCTCGCTCGCACCTTAACCAGAAGAGAAGATGCTGCGAAGAGAGCCGCTGCTCGTACGTCGGCAGCTTCCACGAGCTCCAGAGGCACACCCAGCAAAAGCATCCGGACTCGCGCCCTTCCGCGATCGACCCTGCTCGCCGGGCCGATTGGGAGAACCTGCAGCGGTCTTCCGACGTGGTAGATGTCCTGAGCACAATACACGCGCAGGTTCCAAACGGTGTGGTTCTTGGAGACTATGTCATCGAGTACGGGGACGGTGACGAAGCTGGAGACGACGACTACGAGGTTTACCACGGGGTTAGAGCAAGCTGGTGGACGTCCTGTATCTTCTGCAAAGCGTTCTGTAGGTCTTCCCCCCCAGGAGGAGTCCGGAGAAGGACGAGAACAGGGGAAAGGAGAAGCAGTGGTGGAAGTGGAACAAGGAGCAGCAGCAACAGGTCTAGCTCTAGTCAAGAAAGGTTCACTCTTGATGAAGTTGACGATGGATATGTAGTTGCAGGGGCCATGGCCAGGGCTGCCGTGTCAGGGACAATGGATGCTCGTTACAGGTCTGTTTGGTAA
- the LOC100282462 gene encoding disulfide oxidoreductase/ electron carrier/ oxidoreductase (The RefSeq protein has 1 substitution compared to this genomic sequence): MAEAEEKARVVVVGGGVAGSLLAKTMQSHADVVLLDPKDYLEIPWAELRSMVEPSFAERSLIYHKDYLSDATIVTSSAVNITEHAVLTADGHSLPYDYLIIATGHALASPASRAERIKEFQRDNGKIESSESVLIIGGGPTGVELAGEIVVDYPGKRVTLIHRGPRLLEFIGDKASKKCLDWLTSKKVDVLLQQSVELGSLSDTEKVYKTSGGETVTADCHFVCIGKPLSSSWLHDTILKESLDSKGRVMVEKDLRVKGFNNIFAIGDITDIPEIKQGYLAQKHALLVAKNLKLLTKGLPNSKLATYSTGYPLALVSLGRKEGLAQFPLLTLSGCLPGMIKSGDLFVSKTRKQMGLNG; the protein is encoded by the exons GAAAGACTACCTGGAGATCCCCTGGGCTGAGCTGCGCTCCATGGTCGAACCGTCCTTTGCTGAGAGATCGTTGATCTACCACAAAGATTACCTCAGCGATGCGACCATCGTGACATCTTCTGCGGTCAATATCACTGAACACGCGGTCCTTACTGCTGACGGCCACTCTCTTCCATATGATTATCTCATCATAGCGACTGGCCATGCTTTGGCTTCTCCTGCCAGCAGAGCTGAGAGGATAAAAGAATTCCAGAGAG ATAATGGGAAGATAGAGTCGTCAGAATCTGTGCTGATAATTGGGGGTGGTCCAACTGGTGTTGAACTGGCTGGAGAGATTGTGGTAGACTACCCGGGGAAGAGGGTGACCCTTATCCATAGAGGACCGCGTTTACTCGAATTCATTGGAGATAAGGCTTCAAAGAAGTGCCTTGATTGGCTGACTTCAAAGAAAGTAGACGTGCTCCTTCAGCAATCAGTTGAGTTGGGCTCATTATCAGACACAGAGAAGGTGTACAAGACATCAGGCGGAGAAACAGTAACAGCTGATTGCCACTTTGTATGCATTGGAAAGCCACTGAGTTCGTCGTGGCTACATGATACCATCCTAAAGGAATCCTTGGATAGCAAGGGGAGAGTAATGGTGGAAAAGGATTTAAGAGTGAAAGGTTTTAATAACATTTTTGCGATTGGTGACATCACAGATATTCCT GAAATCAAACAAGGGTACCTCGCCCAGAAGCACGCGCTGCTAGTGGCGAAGAACCTGAAGCTACTGACCAAGGGTCTCCCTAACAGCAAACTGGCGACTTACAGCACCGGCTATCCGCTGGCGCTCGTCTCTCTTGGAAGGAAGGAAGGGCTGGCTCAGTTTCCATTGCTGACGCTCAGCGGGTGCTTGCCAGGCATGATCAAATCCGGGGATCTATTCGTCAGCAAGACGAGGAAGCAGATGGGCCTGAATGGTTGA